CCAAGCGGCTGCTGGTCGGACAGGTCGGCATCGACATGATCGCGGGACCGAGCGAAATCGCCATCCTGGCCGACTCCACCGCCAAGCCGAAATGGCTGGCCGCGGACATGCTCTCCCAGGCCGAGCACGACCCGCTGGCTTCAAGCATCCTCATTTCTGCGGACACGCAGCTCCTGGAAGAGGTCAAAAAGGAACTGGCCCAGCAGCTTCCCGCGCTGCCACGCCAGGAAATCGCATCCAAATCCCTGTCCGAGTGGAGCGCGCTCATTCATGTGCCAGATCTTGAAATGGGCATGGATCTCATCAACCGCTTGGCTCCCGAGCATTTCGAACTGAGCGTGGCCGACCCCTGGGCGCTCGTCGGCGCGGTGCGCAACGCAGGGGCCGTTTTCATGGGCCACAGCACGCCCGAACCCGTAGGCGATTATTTTGCGGGACCAAACCACGTGCTGCCCACTCTTTCCACGGCGCGCTTTTCATCGGCCCTGTCGGTGGACACTTTTTGCAAAAAAACAAGCCTGATCTGCACTGACCAGGCCTACATGAACAGTCACGGTTCCAAGGTGGCCCGTCTGGCCCGCCTGGAAGGGCTGGAAGCTCATGCCCGTAGCGTCGAACAACGTTTGGAGAACCCATGAAAATCGTTACCAAAACAAAAATCCGTGAATTTCCGCTCCTCTCTCGCGGAAAAGTCCGCGATATCTACGAAATCGACCCACAGACCCTGCTTATCGTGACCACGGACCGCATGTCCGCCTTTGACGTGATCATGAACGAGCCCATCCCCTACAAGGGCGTGGTCCTCAATCAGATCACCCTCTTCTGGATGGACGCCTTCAAGGACCTGGCCGCCAACCACCTTCTGGCCACGGACGTGCGCGACTTTCCCGCCGCCCTGGCCCCATACGCGGATGAACTGGAAGGCCGGGCCGTAGTGGTCCGCAAGGCCAAACCCCTGCCCATCGAGTGCATTGTGCGCGGCTACCTGACCGGCTCGGGCTTCAAAGACTACAAGGCCACCGGATCAGTCTGCGGATACAAACTGCCCACCGGGCTGGTTGATTCCGCCAAACTGGAAACTCCGCTCTTCACCCCGTCGACCAAGGCGGACCTTGGCGCTCACGATGAAAACATCACCCTGGCCGATGCCAAATCACGCATCGGTGAAGGGCTGCTCAAAAAGATCCAGGAACTGTCCCTGGCCATCTATTCACGCGGGCGCGATCTGGCCGCGCAGCGCGGCATCATCATCGCCGACACCAAGTTCGAGTTCGGACTGAACGAAAAGGACATCCTGCTCATCGACGAGGTCATGACCCCGGACTCCTCCCGTTTCTGGCCTGCGGACAGGTACATCCCGGGCCAGTCGCAACCTAGTTTCGACAAGCAGTATCTGCGCGACTGGCTGAGCAGCACGGACTGGGACAAGACCCCTCCGCCCCCGGCGCTGCCCGCCGAAGTCATCGCCGAAACACAGAAGAAATACCTGGAAGCCTTTGAACTGCTGACGGGTTCCCCTTTGCAATTGCCGTAAGGCGCAAACATTACCGGAGAAAATCCATGCTCGTTCAAGGGAAGAAAGCCCTGATTTTCGGCGTGGCCAACGACAAGAGCATCGCCTACGCCATTGCCAAGGAGCTCAAGGACAACGGTGCGTCCATCGCGCTGAGCTACGCAGGAGAGGCGCTCAAGAAACGGGTCGAGCCCATCCATGAGGAACTCGGCAGCGAATTCATGTTCCAGTGCGACGTGGCCGACGACGCGGCTATCGCCGAGTCCGCCGAGATCGTGAAGGAGAAATGGGGCAGTTTCGACATCCTCGTTCATTCCGTGGCCTTCGCCAATCGCGATGACCTGAAAGGCCGCTACGTGGACACCTCCCGCGACGGGTTCCATCTGGCCATGGACATTTCAGCCTACTCGCTGGTGGCCTTGTGCAAGGCGTTCGATCCATTGCTGAGCGACAACGGCTCGGTCATGGCCATGACCTATTACGGTGCGGAAAAGGTCATCACCAATTACAACATCATGGGAGTGGCCAAGGCCGCGCTGGAGTGCAGCGTGCGCTACCTGGCCATGGACCTGGGCGAACGCGGCATTCGCGTCAACGCCATCAGCGCCGGGCCGCTCAAAACCCTGGCCTCGTCCGGCATCTCCGGCTTCAAGACCATCCTGTCCACCATCGAGGAACGCGCCCCGCTGCGCCGCAACATCATCCAGGAAGACGTAGGCAAGACCGGCCTCTTCCTGGCCTCGGACCTGTCCCGCGCCATCACCGGCGAGGTCATCTACGTGGACTCGGGATACAACATCATGGGCATCTGATGCCCGCTGTAAGCCTCTGGCAACCCCTTCCCACTGAAGGGGTTTTTTTGTGCCGGAGCTTTACCGCACCGATAGAATTCGTCCGCGACAAATCGAAACACGCCATTTTCGGAGCCTTGAATGACCTCGACGCGATTTTCCTCCACCGCTCTGCCCACACGCAGACTTGCCGTTCTTATCCTGGCCTTTCTCCTGTCGGGCATGTGCGCCCTTGCCTACCAGGTTGTCTGGGCCAGAATGCTCTCCCTTGTTTTCGGCAGCACCAATCAGGCCATATCAACGGTTCTGGCCGTCTTCATGCTGGGTCTGGCATTGGGGAGCCATGGCGGGGCGAAGTTGAGCAAGCGCGGAAAGAATCTTGGCGTCATTTACGGTTTGCTTGAAATCGCGCTCGGGTGTTACGCGCTCGCCTTCCCGTTCATTCTTTCCAACGCGGAATCGATACACGCCGCCATGTTCTCCGCGTCGTATGATTCCGAACTCTCTCTGGCCCTGTACAGATTTCTCATTGCCCTGGCATTGCTCATCATCCCGACATCCATCATGGGCGCGACCTTGCCTGTTCTGGCGCAGTATGTCGAAAAAGATGCAGGCAAGGCCGGTTCACGTATCGGAGTCCTGTACGCCATCAATACTTTCGGAGCAGCGCTTGGCTCCTTCTCCAGCGCGTTCCTTTCCATACCGTACTACGGGCTCAACTGGACCATCTATTTCGCGGCGATCCTGAACGTGACAATAGGTTTGGCCTGCGTCTTTCTTTTGCGCGACACGTTCTTGCAACATACTGAAAAACCGTCCACATTTTCAAAGAAAACAAGTAAAAACGATAAAAAGCCCAACCGCGCCGAAGACGCCGCAACGATTCCCTTCGCGGTTCCGATTTTCATTCTTTTTCTTGTCGGGACCATCGGCATGCTGCTTGAAAACGCATGGAGCCACGCGCTCGTCCTTGTTTTCGGGACCTCGGTATACGCATTCTCGACCATGCTCACGGCCTATCTCATCGGTCTTTCAGCCGGCTGCTATTTTTCCGCGAGATACCTGCTTTCCTATTGCTCCACCACATTCCTTGCAGGGCTCCTTATCCTTGACGGCGTGACCATCCTGGCAGTCACGCCGGCCATAGGTTTTCTTCCGTCGTGGTTCGTCACCGTCTTCGGGGATATGCAGGCCCGGTGGCATATGGTCATGGCCAAGGAATTCCTGGCCTGCGCCGCGCTCATGTTCATCCCGACCTTCATCGGAGGCGCGACGTTTCCCCTCTGTCTGCACATCATCACGCGCGCCGTGAAAAACCGGTCCGTGGAAACCGGCGTCTCCACTTCCATCGCCTACATCTGGAACACGGTCGGAAGCATTTGCGGAGCCCTGATCGCCGGCTTCATCATCATACCGCTGGCGGGATCGGAACGCTGCCTCATCATCGCGGCCAGCCTGGCGCTGGGCGGCGCGGCAGCGGTCATTCTCGGCACCAGGCCACAGGCTTCGTACCGGAAGGCTTTCGCAGGCGGCATCATCCTTGTCGCACTGGCCGCGCCGGTCTTTTTCACCACGTGGGACGCGACAAAAATGAACTCCGGCGTCTACGTCTATTCAAAGTTCTTTGACTCCGACAGCGCCCTGGAACGGGAAATGAAGAACTACGAACTGATTTTCTACAAAGAGGGCTCAGCAAGCGTCGCGGTGCTTGAATCATCGCTCGGACACAGATTTCTGAGGGTCAACGGCAAGACGGACGGTTCCAGCGAGGGAGACAATACAACGCAGATGCTCCTGGGGTACCTGCCGTACCTGTATGCGCGAAATACGGCAGACGCCCTCGTCATCGGCTTGGGAACCGGCATTACATCGGCATGCGTACTTGATCTTCCCGTGGACTCAGTTGAAAGCATCGAGATTTCTCCGGAAGTCGTCGAAGCAGCCGGGTTCTTCTCCGCGCTGAACGAGCGCGTGTTCACCGATCCCCGCTCCACGCCTCGAATCCTCGATGGACGCACATGGCTTTCTTCCATGCCCAAAAAATACGACATGATCATTTCAGAGCCTTCAAACCCGTGGCAGACGGGCAACGCGAACCTCTTCACCGCGGATTTTTTCCGCATAGCCGGGAACAGGCTCAATGAAGGCGGCATTCTGTGCCAGTGGATACCGTATTACAACATGGACAGTTCGCATTTCAAACTGATCATAAAATCCCTGCAAAGTGTCTTTCCCTACGTGCACCTGTGGATGTCCGGAACGGACACGTTCTTGCTCAGCTCGATGCAGCCGCTTGAAATCAATGCGCAACGCCTCAACAACCTGTTTGATCGTACGGAAGTCCGCAAAAAATTTGAAGACATGCACATTGAAACACCCGGATCTCTTCTGAGTTTCTATTACCTCAACACCGCGTCATTGCAGACGATGACCCAGGGCATAACTTCGTTGAACACGGATTCCTTCCCCGTCGTTGAATTCCATTCTCCGAAATTCCTGCTTGGCCCAAATCGGCCGGACATTTTTTTCGACATTCTCGAGGCGTCCTACGCGTCTTCCCTGGAGATTTCCGATTCCGACCTGGACACCAACGCGCGTATTCTCCACCGGCGGAACTTTTATTCCCGCTGGAGAATTCCAGACAGGGTCACGGAAGAAATGCTGCGGCGGTCAGTTTACTGAACAGTGCGTCAGCGTCCCTGACATCCATGAGTCGGCGATCCAAGCCGCCGCCTCTTCACAGGGCTGGAGAGGGTATTATCATGGGCATCTCAAGCCCCAGCACCCGCTACCGACACCAACCCCTTCCCGCGAAGGGGTTTTTTGTTGGCTATCGGTTCATTCTTTTTCCATTCCGCCGCGTGGCATTGTCAGTCATGGTCCAATATGCATGGTGCCAAGAGACAGATGAAGATGGATTCCCGCCTTCGCGGGAATGACGCCTATTGATCCCGGTAAATATGTGTTCTGTCCAATTTGCCTCAGAAAGGCTGACTTCCGTACAACTCTATTGAATTCCGCATATCTCCATTGAATCCCCGCATATCGCCATGTCATTCCCGCGAAGGCGGGAATCCATCTTCCAGCAGCGAATCGCCGAACTAACGCACACCACCAGCGCCTCAAGGCCTGTTGTCGGCGTGGTCCTCGGCACCGTCGGATGTCTGACTGAGCCAGGCATCGTTTGTTGAATCGTTGCCGGACGCGCTGTCCGGGCTTCCCGCCCTGCACGCAACGATTCAACTCTACGAGGCCGGAAAAGGAGTTCCGGCGGGGCTGAGGGCCATGCCGACAACGGGCCGTCTGCCGCACCCTCACCATTTTCTTCTTCACACTTGCCCCGCGCTTAAACATGCTTATTTCCACTACGTTCCAACGCACCATAAACCGGAGGCCACCCTCATGGAAAAAAAACATGCCGTCTGCCCAAACTGCCAGACCGTCAACGCCGTGCTAACCGAACGCATCCGCCAGAACCCGATCTGCGCCAAGTGCGCCACGCCCCTTCTGCCAGCCCGTCCGATCGACCTTACGGATCAGACCTTCGATCGATTCGTGTCCCGTTCCACCCTGCCCGTGCTCGTCGATTTCTGGGCGCCCTGGTGCGGACCGTGCAAAATGATGGCGCCAGCCTTTAACGAGGCAGCGGCGACCCTTCAAGGGCAGGTGATCCTGGCCAAGATGGACACCGAGGCCCAGCGCGCCATCCCCTCACGCTTCACCATCCAGTCCGTGCCAAGCTTGGTCCTCTTCCGAAATGGCAAGGAGGTTGCGCGCACAGCCGGGGCCATGCCCGCAGGCCAGATCCAGGCGTGGGTAAGGCAGCAACTGTGAGCGAATTTTTGCACTAGCCTTGGTCTGTCTGATTGCCTCAAAAACACTTTACTGCTCACGCTGATTGAATAACGCGAAGTAACTCGCTAAAATTGGTAGGCTTTGGCCTGAAATTCAAATTCCGCCAATTTTTCCCTTGCCAAACCAAGTGCTCTGACATAGGAACGTTTTTCCCGATCGCGGAGAGGTGGCCGAGTCTGGTTTAAGGCGCACGCCTGGAAAGTGTGTGTACCTCAACGGGTACCGGAGGTTCGAATCCTCTCCTCTCCGCCATATTGAAAAATGAAAGGGAAGCCGGGTGGCGGAAACGCTGCCAACCCCGTCAGGTCCGAAAGGAAGCAGCGGTAACAGTTGTTTTCGGGTACCCGGCTTCCCTGGCAGGTGCGAAATTTTTCGCTCCTGCCTTTTTTTTTATATTTGGCCCTTCTTCCACGCGCGCAGCCCTTCCCCATTGGCATCGGGCCATTATATTTACCGATAACGCGCATTCATGTTTCCAGTTTCCTTCCCGTGCCCATATCGGTTACGGGATCAAACTCATCACGGAGGACTTGTGACAAAATTCTCATTCCTGGGAGCCCTCATCCTGAGCCTTTGTCTCGTCGTTATGGCCATGCCTGATTTCGCCGATGCAAGACGCTTGGGCGGCGGAAGCTCGTTCGGGAGCAGACCGTCCTATTCCAAAAGTTATCAGAAGCCCTCGGCACCAGCGTCCTCGCCCACAAATCAGGCCGCACCCGGCGCATCCCCCATGGGCGGACGCGGCATGTTTGGCGGCTTGCTCGGCGGAATGCTCATGGGCGGACTGCTGGGATCACTCTTTTTTGGCGGTGGATTTTCCGGAATTTCGTTTATCGACATTCTCTTGATCGGTGGCGGTCTTTTTCTGCTCATGCGTTTTCTGCGCAGTCGCCAGCCGGCTCCGCAGACCGCCGGAGGGCCTACCCGAGTTCACGACATGAACCGCGATGCCTGGAGCAACCTGCGTGCCTCGCAGCAGCACACCGCATCCACGGCCCCCGACTACCCGGCAGGATTTGACGCCGACGACTTCCTGCAAGGCGCCAAGGCTGCGTATACCCGTCTTCAGGCCGCCTGGGACGCGCGCGACATGGACGACCTGGGCCAGTTCACCTCTGCGGACGTCTTCGCCGAGATTCAGTCTCAGGCAGCGGCGGACCCGAATCCCGGAAAAACGGAAATCCTGCTTCTGGAGGCCACGCTCCTTGAAGTCAAGACCCTGGGTAACCAGACCATAGCCACGGTTCTCTTCGACACCATGCTGCGCGAGGACTCGACCTCGGCTCCGGCCGAACAGGTCCGCGAAGCGTGGCATTTCAGCCGTTACGAAGCCGGCGGCGCAAAGCACTGGGTCGTGGAAGGCATTCAGCAACTGGAAAAATGATGCGTTCGGACCAGTCCCACGAAAACGACGACATTCCCTGCCCGATCTGCGGCAAACCGGCGCAGATCAGGGGCAGGTGAGCCGTGGCGCGCATCTCCTGCAGGTACTGCGGGAGCGACGTCTTGGCCAGTGCGTACAAGGATGCCATCGAAGCGTACAAACAAGGATTATGCTCCGGGGAGGATACGGACCCGGACACTCCCTGAGACCACAAACTTCATTCTATAAGGAAACCGTACATGAAAAGAATCCTCTCCCTGACGGTACTCTTTTGTGCCGTTGCCGCGTCCGCGCTGGCCGCCGCTCCCGAAGCCGCCCTCAAGGCGCTGGCCCTGGGCAATGAAAAGTTCGTTCTGGAGCAAAGCCTGGAGCCCGCGCCCGTGGCCATCGTCATCGCCGACCCGGCCATCTCCGTACCGGTGACCGACCTTTTCGGTCTGGCCGAACCAAAGCTCGCCGTGGTCGAGCCCGAAGGCGGTTTTGGACCCAACACCGGCCTTGCAGTACAGGGCACGGACATAAGCGTCCCCCTGATCGTCGTTCTCGGACTGGAAGAAAACGCGGTTTGGGCGGTCTATGCCAACACGCTGGTGGCGTCTCCGGACCTGATCCATGCGGTATTGAAGGGCCAGATTTCAGTCGTGGGAGCTGTGGTCGACGCGCAGAGCGGAGCCGTCACGATTCTTGGCGCTCACCCCGAACTGCAGATTCTGGTCGGACAGTACCTACTTACGCTGCCTTCCGAGTCCGAGACCGACGTGGCGGCTGAAACAGCGGCAAAAGTCGCGCCCGAAACCGAAGCCGCGGCCCAGACCCAGGCAACATCGGCTCCTGCGGTGGAAGAAAATCAGGACACCAAATCCCATGAAGCCGTAGTCAAGGAAGACGCCGCCCAGGCAGAAGGCCACGCAGCGTCCGCCGAAACAGACCACGGCGCAGCCGCAGGCGACGCCCAGACCACGCAGGAATCCGGCGGCTCAGGCTTCATGCTTGTCCTCGTATTCATCGCCGCCCTCATTGGAGTGATTGTGTTCATGGACAAGACTGTGCTCAAAGGCTGAGCGCAAGAGGATGCACATCGCTTTCACACGGCGCACGGCTTCGGCCGCGCGCCGTTTTTTTTATCCTCTCGTAAGGTCCCCTGACAAAAAAACTTTCGATTACAACACTTCTTGAAATATGCTTGAAGCTACGTTAGATTTGAGAATATTTTCCCAAGTATACTTTATTCGCAAGATCGCAGCCAAGGCTGCTCACCTCAAACCTTCAATCAGGGGTCCAACATGTTCATCAAACGTCTTGTCCTGGTCTTTCTGCTTGTCTTTGCTCCGCTTGCGGTCATGGCGTCATCTCCTGGCGTCCATCCCGTAAGTCCCGAAAATGGATTGAAGATGCTCACCGAAGGAAACCTGCGCTTCGCTCTGGGCCAATCGACCCACCCCAACACCAGTTTTTCCAGACGTCTGCTGACCACCACGGAAGGACAGGCCCCCTTCGCTACGGTCATCGCCTGTTCCGATTCGAGAGTCCCGGTTGAAATCCTTTTCGATCAAGGGATTGGAGACTTGTTTGTGATCAAGGTCGCCGGCAACGTGGCCGACACGGACGAAATCGGATCCGCCGAGTATGGCGTGGATCATCTCGGTACGCCGGTGCTGATGGTGCTCGGACACTCCTACTGCGGCGCCGTCACGGCCGTGACCACGGGCGCCGAAGTCCATGGCAGCATTCCCGCCCTGGTCGACAACATCGTGCCGGCGGTGGAAAAGGCTCGCCATGAACACCCGGATGCCGAAACTCCCGAACTCATCGTCCAGGCCATCGAGACCAATGTCTGGCAGGCCGTCGAAGACCTGCTCGGCAACAGCCACGCTATCGCCGACCGGGCCAAGGACGGCCGGGTTATCGTGGTTGGGGCCGTGTACGACATCCTCACCGGCAAGGTGAACATTCTGGGCGCTCATCCCAACCAGACCGAACTCCTGGGCGGAGTGACGCCCCCGGTCCACGCCGAACCGGCAAAGGATGCCCACGCTCCGACCGAACAGTCCCCGGCCGAGTCGGCTCCGGCCGAACAGGCGGACGCCGCCCATGCGGAACCCACCGTGGAGAAGGCCGCGACCGAAGGGCATGCCGAGGCGGCGGAAGCCCCTTCCTCCGGAGGATTCGGCTTTTTCTCCTTTATCGTGTTCATTCTTCTGCTCGTTGGAGCGGTCGTCGTGCTCGACAAGAAGATACTCAATCCCGATCAGGACTAAGACGCAAACCCGGCCCGGCCGGGTTTCTCTTTTCCAGGGTGCGGCACAGGGCAGAACGCGCAATCTTGAATGCCGATCTTGTTCAAACACCACAAATCAGGTAGAGGGCTTGTAATCGTATCTTCCTATTCATGCGGAGCATCCATGATCCGGACGTTGCACCTTCTCCTCCTGATCTTCTTTCTAAGCACCGGCCTTGGCTTGGCTCAGGAACATATGACCTGCGGGGTCGCGACGGGCTTTCCGCCCTATCAATTTGCCATTGATGGAGAGCCCGCCGGATTCGACGTCGATGTGGCAAAAGCCGTCTGTGCCCGGCTTGATGCGTCCGCCCGTTTCGAACAGGGAGAATGGGACAATGTCGTGAGCATGCTGCTCTTCGGCCGGATAGACATGGTCGTGGGCATGGAGGTCAACACATTCCGCCACGAGTATTTTGAATTTTCCACGCCCTACGCCAAACGCCATGACGTAGTCTTTGTCTCCGCAAACAGCACCGTGACCAGCGTTGAAGACCTTTTTGGCCTGATCATAACCGGAGACAGGCACTCCTTTGTAGAGCTGCTGTGGAAAAAAGAAGGCATCCATCACAAAATCCGCATCATGCAGGCCAAGACCAAGGAAGACTCCATGGACCTTCTGGCGCGTGGAGAAACTACGGCAGCCATCATGCCGCTGGAAGTCGGCAAATATCTGGCCAAACAGCGCGGCCTCAAAATCCGGGTGCTCATGAGTCCGGACCCGGGCTCCGAGGTGGCCATCGCGCTGCGCAAAGGGCAACCAGAGCTGCTCAAGAGGATAAACGAGGCGCTCCTGGAAATGCAGACCGATGGAGAACTGAGCGCCCTGTCCCGCAAATGGTTCTCAAACACCACGACACAAAGACAGGAATAGAAACCGCCTTTCAGCCGTTGGTGGCGTTCAGGACCGTGATCTGATCATTCAAGGTCCAGAAATCATAGATATAGCCGATCAGAAAAAATCCTCCGGTCAGCATGTAGAGGATTCCCGTGATCCACTTGCCCATGTACATGCGGTGCACGCCCAAAACGCCCAGAAAGGTGAGCAGAATCCAGGCCAGGGAATAATCGATGCGTCCGGCCCGAAATCGCAGCGCAGCCGTGCGTTCCATGGACGGGATGAGAAAAAGGTCAACAATCCAGCCGATAAAAAGAAGGCCCAGGGTGAAAAAATAGATCGTCCCGGAAATGGGGCGACCATAATAAAAGCGGTGCGCTCCCGTAAATCCGAAAATCCAGAGCAGATAGCCCATAAAAGTGCTGTGCGTTTCAACCGTGTTCTCTCCACGCATAAAGTCCCCCTGTTTTATTGAGTATCATGTCAAATGTCCCGGGTTTCATAAAATGAAACGTGGCCTCGGACATTGCCGATCCATTTCTGGCTTGTTGACCTTTTCTAATCAAAAAGCAATGATATCGGCAACTCGCATCCATAAGGAATCTCATTCCCATGATACATAAAAATCGACTGACAAACACATTTTTCGACCTGGTCCGCCTCGACAGCCCCTCCGGCCAGGAAAAACCCGTGGCCGACCATCTGTGCGCCCTGCTCAGCGCCAGGGGCTATGATGTCCACGTCGATAACGCCGGCTCTTTTTTCGGCGGCAACTCGGGCAACGTCATCGTCCGCGTTCCCGCCACCGGCCCCGGCGACGCCATGGCTTTTTCCGCGCACATGGACTGCGTCGATCCCTGCATAGGCGTTGAGCCAGTCCTGACCGACGGCGTCATCCGCTCCGCCACGAACACCGTCCTCGGCGGCGACGACAAGGCCGGCATCAGCGCCATTCTGGAAGCCCTCTTCCACCTTGAAGAAGACGGCATCCCCCATCCCGAACTTTTCCTGCTTTTCACGGTTTGCGAAGAGGCCGGGATGTTCGGGGCCAAGCATCTGGATTTTTCACGGATCAAAGCCAGGGAAATCGTCGTCCTCGATTCAAGCGGGGAGGTCGGCACCATTATCGTCCGCGCGCCATCCAAGGCCGGCCTGTCCATCACCTTTCACGGCCGCGCGGCCCATGCCGGCATCGAACCGGAAAAAGGAATCAGCGCCATCCAGATAGCGGCCAACGCGGTCAGTCGCATGAAGCTTCTGCGCATCGACGAGGAAACGGTCGCCAATCTTGGACGCATCGAGGGCGGAGGACAAACCAACATCGTTCCGGACTGCGTGACCCTGACCGGAGAGGCCAGATCACACAGCAACGCCAGGCT
This DNA window, taken from Desulfomicrobium sp. ZS1, encodes the following:
- a CDS encoding phosphoribosylaminoimidazolesuccinocarboxamide synthase, which translates into the protein MKIVTKTKIREFPLLSRGKVRDIYEIDPQTLLIVTTDRMSAFDVIMNEPIPYKGVVLNQITLFWMDAFKDLAANHLLATDVRDFPAALAPYADELEGRAVVVRKAKPLPIECIVRGYLTGSGFKDYKATGSVCGYKLPTGLVDSAKLETPLFTPSTKADLGAHDENITLADAKSRIGEGLLKKIQELSLAIYSRGRDLAAQRGIIIADTKFEFGLNEKDILLIDEVMTPDSSRFWPADRYIPGQSQPSFDKQYLRDWLSSTDWDKTPPPPALPAEVIAETQKKYLEAFELLTGSPLQLP
- a CDS encoding enoyl-ACP reductase — its product is MLVQGKKALIFGVANDKSIAYAIAKELKDNGASIALSYAGEALKKRVEPIHEELGSEFMFQCDVADDAAIAESAEIVKEKWGSFDILVHSVAFANRDDLKGRYVDTSRDGFHLAMDISAYSLVALCKAFDPLLSDNGSVMAMTYYGAEKVITNYNIMGVAKAALECSVRYLAMDLGERGIRVNAISAGPLKTLASSGISGFKTILSTIEERAPLRRNIIQEDVGKTGLFLASDLSRAITGEVIYVDSGYNIMGI
- a CDS encoding fused MFS/spermidine synthase, with translation MTSTRFSSTALPTRRLAVLILAFLLSGMCALAYQVVWARMLSLVFGSTNQAISTVLAVFMLGLALGSHGGAKLSKRGKNLGVIYGLLEIALGCYALAFPFILSNAESIHAAMFSASYDSELSLALYRFLIALALLIIPTSIMGATLPVLAQYVEKDAGKAGSRIGVLYAINTFGAALGSFSSAFLSIPYYGLNWTIYFAAILNVTIGLACVFLLRDTFLQHTEKPSTFSKKTSKNDKKPNRAEDAATIPFAVPIFILFLVGTIGMLLENAWSHALVLVFGTSVYAFSTMLTAYLIGLSAGCYFSARYLLSYCSTTFLAGLLILDGVTILAVTPAIGFLPSWFVTVFGDMQARWHMVMAKEFLACAALMFIPTFIGGATFPLCLHIITRAVKNRSVETGVSTSIAYIWNTVGSICGALIAGFIIIPLAGSERCLIIAASLALGGAAAVILGTRPQASYRKAFAGGIILVALAAPVFFTTWDATKMNSGVYVYSKFFDSDSALEREMKNYELIFYKEGSASVAVLESSLGHRFLRVNGKTDGSSEGDNTTQMLLGYLPYLYARNTADALVIGLGTGITSACVLDLPVDSVESIEISPEVVEAAGFFSALNERVFTDPRSTPRILDGRTWLSSMPKKYDMIISEPSNPWQTGNANLFTADFFRIAGNRLNEGGILCQWIPYYNMDSSHFKLIIKSLQSVFPYVHLWMSGTDTFLLSSMQPLEINAQRLNNLFDRTEVRKKFEDMHIETPGSLLSFYYLNTASLQTMTQGITSLNTDSFPVVEFHSPKFLLGPNRPDIFFDILEASYASSLEISDSDLDTNARILHRRNFYSRWRIPDRVTEEMLRRSVY
- the trxC gene encoding thioredoxin TrxC — protein: MEKKHAVCPNCQTVNAVLTERIRQNPICAKCATPLLPARPIDLTDQTFDRFVSRSTLPVLVDFWAPWCGPCKMMAPAFNEAAATLQGQVILAKMDTEAQRAIPSRFTIQSVPSLVLFRNGKEVARTAGAMPAGQIQAWVRQQL
- a CDS encoding Tim44 domain-containing protein; the encoded protein is MTKFSFLGALILSLCLVVMAMPDFADARRLGGGSSFGSRPSYSKSYQKPSAPASSPTNQAAPGASPMGGRGMFGGLLGGMLMGGLLGSLFFGGGFSGISFIDILLIGGGLFLLMRFLRSRQPAPQTAGGPTRVHDMNRDAWSNLRASQQHTASTAPDYPAGFDADDFLQGAKAAYTRLQAAWDARDMDDLGQFTSADVFAEIQSQAAADPNPGKTEILLLEATLLEVKTLGNQTIATVLFDTMLREDSTSAPAEQVREAWHFSRYEAGGAKHWVVEGIQQLEK
- a CDS encoding carbonic anhydrase, which produces MFIKRLVLVFLLVFAPLAVMASSPGVHPVSPENGLKMLTEGNLRFALGQSTHPNTSFSRRLLTTTEGQAPFATVIACSDSRVPVEILFDQGIGDLFVIKVAGNVADTDEIGSAEYGVDHLGTPVLMVLGHSYCGAVTAVTTGAEVHGSIPALVDNIVPAVEKARHEHPDAETPELIVQAIETNVWQAVEDLLGNSHAIADRAKDGRVIVVGAVYDILTGKVNILGAHPNQTELLGGVTPPVHAEPAKDAHAPTEQSPAESAPAEQADAAHAEPTVEKAATEGHAEAAEAPSSGGFGFFSFIVFILLLVGAVVVLDKKILNPDQD
- a CDS encoding transporter substrate-binding domain-containing protein — its product is MIRTLHLLLLIFFLSTGLGLAQEHMTCGVATGFPPYQFAIDGEPAGFDVDVAKAVCARLDASARFEQGEWDNVVSMLLFGRIDMVVGMEVNTFRHEYFEFSTPYAKRHDVVFVSANSTVTSVEDLFGLIITGDRHSFVELLWKKEGIHHKIRIMQAKTKEDSMDLLARGETTAAIMPLEVGKYLAKQRGLKIRVLMSPDPGSEVAIALRKGQPELLKRINEALLEMQTDGELSALSRKWFSNTTTQRQE
- a CDS encoding TM2 domain-containing protein, whose amino-acid sequence is MRGENTVETHSTFMGYLLWIFGFTGAHRFYYGRPISGTIYFFTLGLLFIGWIVDLFLIPSMERTAALRFRAGRIDYSLAWILLTFLGVLGVHRMYMGKWITGILYMLTGGFFLIGYIYDFWTLNDQITVLNATNG
- a CDS encoding M20/M25/M40 family metallo-hydrolase, with translation MIHKNRLTNTFFDLVRLDSPSGQEKPVADHLCALLSARGYDVHVDNAGSFFGGNSGNVIVRVPATGPGDAMAFSAHMDCVDPCIGVEPVLTDGVIRSATNTVLGGDDKAGISAILEALFHLEEDGIPHPELFLLFTVCEEAGMFGAKHLDFSRIKAREIVVLDSSGEVGTIIVRAPSKAGLSITFHGRAAHAGIEPEKGISAIQIAANAVSRMKLLRIDEETVANLGRIEGGGQTNIVPDCVTLTGEARSHSNARLMAQIEHMRLCCVEAAQELGGNFDFSHEISYPAMDVPADSKLLHRALHACNDLNLTAAVKGTGGGSDANIFAGQGLSCINLGIGMSRVHTTDEFIRVDDMVKAVQLTAALMQR